Within Candidatus Limnocylindria bacterium, the genomic segment TCTTCGCGTGCAGCCTGCGTCGCGCGTTCTGGACGTGCTTGTGCGCCGTGGAGCGACTGATGTGTAGGAGCGACGCGATCTCGGCGTCCGTCGCGCCCTGCGCGATGAGCGTCACGATCTGGCGCTGACGGGGGGTGAGCGCGGCAGCCGAGTAATCGTCGAGGGGCGCGACCTGCGCGAGCGCGCGCACGAGCGCCTGCGTCGCGCTGGCCGGGAAGGAGAGTTCGCCATGTGACACGGCGACCATCGCCCGCGCGATCGTCGACCCTGACGCGTCAGCGGGAACGAAGCCGTGCCAACCGAGCCGCGCCGCATACGCCGCGGCCTCGGGTCCGGCGCCGGCGATCACCGCGACCTTCGGAACCCGGCGTCCTACGCGCTCAGCCTCCGCTTGAAAGACCGGGGTGAGGAGCGTGCGCTCGGCGCATACGACCACGAGGACGTCGGCCGTGGTGAGCGCCTGTGCGTCCAGGCCGGCCAGGTCGGTCGCGGCGATGCTCGGATGCCACCCGAGGCCCGCGAGCTTCGCACCAACGTGCGAATCCGGGGGCTCGGCCAGCACGAAGCGCGGTGCACCCCTCCCACCGCCCACCGGGTGCCGCGCAGATTTGTCGATCGAGATGCCCACCCGCTTCTCCACCTAGGTGGCGATTTTGAGTACACCCGTTGGCGCGATGGGAGGCATCGGGTTGAGATGCGGTTGAGAGGGATGGAGTTGCGCGCCGCGAGCGTGTCAAATAGCGAAGATGGTCACGGGCTTCGACCTCGCTGTGCTCGCGCTCTCGCTGAGCATCGTCGTGTTGGCGTACGCGCTGCTCGGCGCCATCAGGCAACGCGGCAGGATCGCTGTGGCGGATCGCTCATCCGAAGCCGCGCCGGTCCCGGTCGCGAGTGCGCCGCGCGAAGATGATGCGGAGCGGCAGCATCGTCGAGTTCTCATGGTGCGCGAAGAAGCTCTTGGTCCGAATCACCCCGATGTCGCCGCGGCACTCGCGATCCTCGCGGCACACTTGCACGGACTCGGTCGCTTTGCCGAGGAAGAGCCGCTTCTTCGCCGGGCCTTCGCCATCCGTGAGCGTGCGTTCGGGCCGACGCATCCGGACGTTGCCACGACCGCTGAAGACCTAGCGTCGCTCTGCCTCTCGCAGCGCGCATTCGACGAGGCCGAGCAGCTGCTGCGTCGCGTGATCGATGCGCGCATCGCGATCATGGGCGCCGCGCATCCCGATGTTGGCATCGCTTACCGCCAGCTCGCGTCCGTGCAGGTCGAGATGGGGCGGTACTCCGAGGCCGCGACGCTGCTGGAGCGGGCGCTCGCGATCCGTCCCATCCCTGCCGCCGGCGCCGGCGTCGATGATGCCGATCTGCTCGCCTCGCTCGCGACGACCTATCAGCTCGACGGGCGTGCCGCGGACGCCGAAAGCGCCGCCACGCGGGCAGCGACGATCGTGGATGCGCTCAGCTCACGTGGAGACGCCAAGGTCGGGGCGACGCTGGAAACGCTTGCGCGCGTCCGTGAGCGGCAGGGACGCGAGGATGAGGCGGTTGCGCTCCTCGAGCGCTCGCTCGCGAAACAGCAAGAGTCAGTTGGTGGAGATCACCCAGGCCTCGCGCGGACCGCCCTCGCACTCGGTCGCATCCGAGTGCGCCTCGGACGGGTCGATCCTGCCGGTGAGGCGTTCGCCTCCTCCGCCGCGATCTCGGAGCGCACACGCGGGCCCGAGCACGCCGATGTCGGAGTGGCGCTCGCTGAGCTTGGCCTCGTGCGGAATGCGCAGGGCCGGGTCGGCGAAGC encodes:
- a CDS encoding LuxR C-terminal-related transcriptional regulator, which codes for MEKRVGISIDKSARHPVGGGRGAPRFVLAEPPDSHVGAKLAGLGWHPSIAATDLAGLDAQALTTADVLVVVCAERTLLTPVFQAEAERVGRRVPKVAVIAGAGPEAAAYAARLGWHGFVPADASGSTIARAMVAVSHGELSFPASATQALVRALAQVAPLDDYSAAALTPRQRQIVTLIAQGATDAEIASLLHISRSTAHKHVQNARRRLHAKTRSQLVAASRNLAPSPVDTAVALKARPA